The Nocardioides ginsengisegetis region GCCGGCGTCGTGTGGGGTGACGCGCAGAACCTCCCGCCCGGCATGACCCTCGACGAGCACGGCGTGCTGTCCGGCACCCCCACCGAGACCGGCACCTGGAACATCTCGTACGTCGTCAGCGGCACCACCCCCGGCACGACCGGCTCGACGGGGGTCGTGGTGCTCACCACGACGCCCGAGTCCGCGTCGGTGAGCGCCGGGGGCCAATCCAGCTGCGAGACCCGCAGCGACGGCACGGTGTGGTGCTGGGGACGCAACAACTTCGGCCAGCTCGGCAACGGCTCGACCGGCTACCAGACGCGTCCGGTGCAGGCCGGCCACGACACCGACTGGGCCCAGGTCAGCACGAGCGGCGCCAGCACCTGCGCGGTCAAGTCCGACGGCACCCTGTGGTGCTGGGGCCTGGACAACTGGGGCCAGCTCGGCATCGGCCGCGGCAAGCCGCAGCTCGCCGCCGTCCAGGTCGGCACGTCGACGGGGTGGGCCAGCGTCAGCACCAGCTGGTTCCACACCTGCGGCACCCGCACCAACGGCACCCTGTGGTGCTGGGGCCAGAACAGCCGCGGCGAGCTCGGCGACGGGACCATGAAGGTCAAGGGCTACCCGACCCGGGTCGGCGTCGACAAGGATTGGCAGGACGTCACGGCGGGCGGGTTCCACACCTGCGCGACCCGCACCAACGGCACCGCGTGGTGCTGGGGCCAGAACATCTTCGGCCAGCTCGGCAACACCAACCTCGACCCGCAGCCCGTCCCCGTCCAGGTCGGCACCGACGCCTCCTGGTACCAGCTCAGCGCGGGGTGGGCCCACACGTGCGGCGTCACGACCGACGGCCGGGCCAGCTGCTGGGGACTGAACAACAAGGGCCAGCTGGGCGACGGCTCGCGCAACCTGAGCCGCTCGCCCGCTCCGGTCGACGGCAGCCACATCTGGACCAGCATCTCGACCGGCGACGCCTCCACGTGCGGGCTCGACAACTCCGGCAACGCCTACTGCTGGGGCGCCAACCGCTACACCCAGCTGGGTGACGGGACCAACCAGCAGCGTTCGGACCCCACCCTGGTGTCGTCCGGCTCGTCCTGGGTGTCGGTCGAGTCCGGCTGGATGCACGTCTGTGGTGGCCTCAGCACCGGAGTGACCGCATGCTGGGGTAACAACGAGGCCGGTCAGGTCGGCAACGGCACCGTCGTCGACCAAGCAGTGCCACAGGAGGTCCAGTGACGCAGAGTCCTCAGGAGCCGGGTTCCGAGGAGCCCCGGTCCTCCTCCGAGCGCGTCACGGCACTGGCGACCGTCGGCGGCGTCGTGGCGATCGTCGGTGTGATCATCGCGGCCAACCTGCTCGGCACCTTCCGCGGCGACGAGCCCCCGGCCTCGCAGGGCCCGGCGCCCTCGGCCCCGACCAGCATCCCGGCCGAGCAGCTCGCGACGATGTCGCCCGAGGAGATCGCCTCGGACGCGCTGAAGGACCGCGGCGAGATCGCGATCCAGAAGGTGCTGCCCGGCACGGCGAAGTTCCGCGACAAGGTCCAGAAGCTCGCCGGTGCCCAGCCCTACGACTTCACCATCACCAGCTTCAACGTCCTCGGCAGCCAGCACACCGCGCCGGGCGCCGACGCGCAGGAGTTCGCCCCGGGCCGGATCCGCGCCGAGTGGTCGGCGGCCCTGCTGTCGTCGTACGGCTCCACGATCGTGGGCATGCAGGAGCTCCAGGCCGACCAGCTCGACGCCATCAACCGGGCCACCGGCGGCCGCTTCGACTTCTGGCCCGGCACCGCGCTCGGCGGCTCGGGGATCCCGCAGTCGGTCATGTGGGACACCTCCGTGTGGAAGGCGACCTACGAGGACTCCATCACCGTGCCGTTCATGGGCGGCACCCGTCCGCAGCCGATCGTGCGGCTGCAGAACCTCGCGACCGGCCGTGAGCTCTACGTCCTGAACATCCACAACTCGCCCAAGGACGCCCAGGGGCGCGAGGGGGAGCGGGACAAGGCGACCGCGATCGAGATCGCGGCGATCAAGAAGCTGCGCCAGGAGGACGGGATCCCGGTCTTCATCATGGGCGACTTCAACGAGCACGCCGAAGCCTTCTGCAAGATCACCGGGCAGACCGACCTGGAGGCGGCGCAGGGCGGCTCCAACGACGGCGTGTGCCACCCGCCGACCCAGATGCGGGTCGACTGGATCTTCGGCTCGACCGATACGGCGTTCACCGGCTTCCGGTTCGACACGGGCCCGCAGGTGCGCCGGATCACCGACCACGCGGTGCTCACCGCGCAGGTCTCGGTGCCGTAGCCTCCCCTCTCGTGGCAGAGACAGGCGCGAGGGTCGACGACGCGGGACTCCACTTCCCCGCGGGCTTCTCGGGGTCCGCCGACGTCTACTTCGACGACCACATGGCCTGGTCGTTCTCCGCCGAGCCCGACGGCTCCGGCGAGACCCACGTCGAGTGGCCCAGGCGGATGAAGCGCTGGCTGGACGGCGCCTCGGCCGTGCGCGTCGTCGCGGGCGAGGAGGAGCTCTTCGCCGGCGACGTCTCCTTCGGCGGCGGCGAGGGCCGGGTCCGGTTCGTCGACAAGGACGGCATCCCCGTCATGATCGACAAGTGGGGCCTGCTGCAGCGCCCCTTCTCCGGCCGCGACGCCAGCGTGGTCGAGCAGATGGTCGACATCACCGACCAGATCCTCGACGTGATGCGCCAGGAGTGCGGCGTCGAGGGCTGGATCGCCTTCGGCACCCTGCTCGGCGCGGCCCGCGAGGGCAAGGTCATCGGCCACGACTCCGACGTCGACCTGGCCTACCTCAGCGAGCAGCCCACCCCCGCCGAGATGGTCGTCGAGCTGCACCGGATCGGCCGGGCACTGCGCCGGCACGGCATGAACGTGCTGAACAAGTCCGGCTCCTTCATCACCGTCGTGTTCACCTCGCCCGACGGTGGCATGTCGAGCATCGACATCTACACCTGCTTCTACGTCGGCGACCTGCTCTACGAGACCGCCACCGTGCGGACCCCGGTGCCGCGCTCGGCGATCCTGCCGCTCACCGAGATGATGTTCGAGGGCCGCATGCTGCCCGCGCCGGCCGATCCCGACGCCATGCTCGCCGTCTCCTACGGTCCCAACTGGCGGGTCCCGGACCCGTCCTTCCGGCACGAGCCCGGCCCCGAGATCACCACCCGCTTCGACGGCTGGTTCTCCTCGTTGATGCGCCAGCGGCGCGACTGGGAGCGGCACCTCGCCGACCTGGCCGGCGAAGAGGGCCACGGCCCCTCGGAGTTCGCCGGCTGGGTCGCCGACCAGATCACCGGCCGGCTCGCCGGCGAGTCGCGCCGCGTCCGGGTCGTCGAGGTCGGCGCCGGGACCGGGGAGGATGCGCTGCTGCTCGCCTCCCGCGGGATCGACGTCCTCGCCCTGGACTACGCGCGCCAGAGCCTGCGCCGCCCGGCGCGCCTGGCCCGTCGCGGCAAGCTGCCGGCGACCTTCGACACCCTCAACCTCTACGACCTGCGTGACGTGCTGACCCGCGGCGCCCTGGTCTCGCGCGACCGTGAGCACGAGCAGGCGGTCTATGCCCGCGACCTGCTGGAGACCCTCGACCCCGACGGCGCGGAGAACTTCTGGCGGCTGGCCGCCATGGCCCTGCGCGGCGGGGGGCGGGCCTACCTCGAGGGCCGCTCGCTGTCGCGGCACGACGCGGGCGAGGCCCGGGCCGAGCACGGCGGCGGCCGGCTGCACCCCGTCGACCCACGGGTCGTGGAGGGCGACGCGACCAGGGCCGGTGGCCGGGTCGTGCACCGTGAGGGCTTCCAGGCCGCCGGCGCCGCGGCCCACGGCGGCCCGCCCGCGCGGTGGAGGATGATCGTCGAGTGGCCCGCGAGCCGGGCCGACCGGGAAGGACAGGCATGACCCAGCGCGTCTACCTGCACGTCGGCGCCCCCAAGTCCGGCACCACCTACCTCCAGCGCGTGCTGGAGCAGAACCGTCGCGTCCTGGCCGACGCCGGGGTGCTCGTCGTCGGCGACCGCCACCTCGACCGCATCCACGCGGCCATGGTGGTCCGCGAGGACCCGCGGCTCGAGTCCCTGCCGGCCCGTGCCTCGACGGCCTGGTCCCGGCTGGTCGAGCAGATCCGCGGCTGGCGGGGCGACGTCGCCGTGCTGTCCTACGAGCTCTTCGCGGGCGCGTCGGCCGAGCAGGTCGAGGCGGCGCTGGCCGACCTCGAGGGCCTCGACGTCCACGTCGTGATCACCGCTCGCGACCTCGCCCGGGCCGTCCCCTCGGCCTGGCAGGAGCGCCTGAAGTTCGCCCTGACCACCCCGCTGGAGCAGTGGAAGCCGCGGCCCGAGAAGGCCGGCGCCCGCGCCGAGTGGGGCTGGCGGACGATGGACCCCGCGGGCGTCGCCGCCCGGTGGGGCGCCACCCTGCCGGCCGACCACGTGCACGTCGTGACGGTGCCTCGCGACGCCGGCGACGAGACCGAGCTGTGGCGCCGGTTCGCCGCCGCCTGCGCGATCGACGTCCCGGCCGTCGACCCGGCGGTCGAGCGGGTCAACGAGTCCCTGGGGCTCGCGGCCGCCGAGCTGCTGCGCCGGGTCAACGAGCACGTGGGCGAGCCGATCACCGGCAACCGCGAGCAGGCCCTCTGGCTGCGGGACACCCTCGCCCACGGGATCCTCGCGCCGCTGGGCCGCGAGCCGATCGGGCTCACCGACGAGCAGCTCGCCGACGCGACCCGCCGTGCCGACGAGGCCGTCGCCGCGCTGGGCGCCGCCGGCTACGACGTGCAGGGCGACCTCGCCGACATCACCGCCACCCGCCCCGACGCCCGGACCCCCGGCCAGGCCACCGACGCCGAGCTGCTCGAGGTCGCCGTCGAGGCGATCGTGCGGCTCCTGGTCCTGGTGCGGGAGCGCACCCACGAGCGCGACGCGGCCGGCACCCCCGAGGCCCTCGCCGACGACGGGTCCCGGATCCTGGCGATCGGCAAGGGCGTCGTACGACGGGTCACCGCGCCGCGCGTCGAGAAGCGGACCGTCGCGCTGCAGGAGCGGATCGCCGAGCTGGAGGCCCAGGTCGCGGAGAGCCGGTCGCTGCACCTGCGCGTGGCCGAGCTGACCGACGTGGTCACCGAGCTGCTGCTGCCGCCGCGCTCCAGCGACGGCCGGGTCACCGCCCGGGCGCTGAACGCCTACCGCAACGAGTCGCTGTGAGGCCCGTGCCCGGCCCCCGGACCGTCGCCCGGCGGGTGGTGGCCGGCATCGGCCTGGACGAGGTGATCCACCTCCAGCGCCGGGTTGACGAGCTGGCCGTCGCCGTCGCGGAGAACGCCGCCCTCGCCGAGCCGCTGGCCGCGAAGGTGACCGAGCTGGAGCAGGCCCTGGTCGGGCCGCTGCAGCAGCGCCGGCGCTTCCGGGACGAGCACGGCCTGGACGCCTCGTGAACAGCAGAGCCCGGTTGTGGCCCAGGACATAGCCCCCGCTGGCTACCGGCCGGTAGCCTCGCCGGGCCCCACCTGCACGTCGTACCCCGGCTGATCCGGGACCTGAGCGAAGGAGCAACACCATGGGTCGTCTCTGCGAGACCGAAGGACTCACCGAGGACCAGAGCGAGATCCTCAAGGCGGTCCGGACCTTCGTGGAGGAGAAGATCCTTCCCGTCGCGACCGAGCTCGAGCACGCGGACGAGTACCCGCAGGAGATCGTGGACGGGCTCAAGGAGCTCGGCATCTTCGGGCTGATGATCCCCGAGGAGTACGACGGCCTGGGCGAGTCGCTGCTGACCTACGCGCTGTGCGTGGAGGAGATCGCGCGCGGCTGGATGAGCGTCTCGGGTGTCATCAACACCCACTTCATCGTGGCCTACATGCTGATGCAGCACGGCACGGAGGAGCAGAAGAAGAAGTACCTGCCCAAGATGGCCACCGGCGAGGTGCGCGGCGCGTTCTCGATGTCGGAGCCGGGCCTGGGCTCGGACGTCTCGGCGATCAAGACCAAGGCCTCGAAGACGGACGAGGGCTACGAGATCACCGGCCAGAAGATGTGGCTGACCAACGGCGGCACGTCCACGCTGGTCGCGGTGCTGTGCAAGACCGACGAGGGCTCGGACTCGGTCTACAAGAACATGACGACCTTCCTGGTGGAGAAGGAGCCCGGCTTCGGCGAGACCGCCCAGGGCGTCACCATCCCGGGCAAGATCGACAAGATGGGCTACAAGGGCGTCGACACCACCGAGGCGATCTTCGAGGGCCACAAGATCTCGGCCGACCAGATCCTGGGCGGGGAGCCGGGCAAGGGCTTCTACCAGATGATGGACGGCGTCGAGGTCGGCCGCGTCAACGTCGCGGCCCGCGCCTGCGGCATCGCCAACCGGGCCTTCGAGCTCGGCATCGCCTACGCCCAGCAGCGCGAGACCTTCGGCAAGAAGATCGCCGAGCACCAGGCGATCCTGTTCCGCCTCGCGGAGATGGCCACCAAGGTCGAGACCGCCCACGCGATGATGGTCCGCGCCGCCCGCATGAAGGACCGCGGCGAGCGCAACGACGTCGAGGCCGGCATGGCCAAGTACCTCGCCGCGGAGTACTGCAACGAGGTCGTCGAGGACTCCTTCCGGATCCACGGCGGCTACGGCTACTCCAAGGAGTACGAGATCGAGCGCCTCTACCGCGAGGCCGCGTTCATGCTGATCGGCGAGGGCACCGCCGACATCCAGAAGATGATCATCGGCCGCAGCCTGCTCAAGGACTACAAGCTCAAGGCCTGACCGTCGCGGCGTGCCCGTCCGGACGCCCCACATGCAGATAACCTGCCGCCATGGCGGAGCGGGTGGTCCTGCACGTGGGACTGATGAAGTCGGGCACGTCGTACCTCCAGCAGCGCCTCACCGCCAACCGTGACCTCCTCGCGGCGGGAGGTGTGCTGTTTCCGGGGCAGGTCTGGCGCGACCAGGTGCTGGCCGTCAGCGACGTGCTCGGCCGCAAGCAGGCCGGCCCGGCGACCGCCGGCCGCTGGCGTGGCCTGGTCGACGAGGTGGCCGAGCACGACGGCACGGCCGTGGTCAGCATGGAGTTCCTCGGGCCGGCGCGGCCCGAGCGGATCGCCGAGGTGGTGGGCTCGTTCGGGGAGACCCCCGTCGAGGTCGTCCTGACGCTGCGCGACCTGGGCCGGGGCGTCCCCGCCATGTGGCAGGAGGCGCTCCAGAACGGCGGCACCCTCACCTGGCACGGGTACGTCGACCTCCTCCACGGAAAGCGCAAACCTGCCCAGGCGTTCTGGCGCCAGCAGGGCATGGCCCGGATCGTCGGCAACTGGGTCGCCGCGGTCGGCCCCGACCGGGTCACCATCGTGACCGTGCCGCCACCGGGTGCGCCCGCCGGCGTGCTGTGGGACCGTTTCTGCGCGGCCGCCCGGATCCCCGGCGAGGGCTGCGTCGACGTGCGGCCGGCGAACACCTCACTGGACGCCGCCTCGGCCGTGCTGCTGCGCTCGCTCAACGAGGCCCTCGCCGGGGACGAGGTGTCGGCCGGTGACTACCACACGCTGGTGAAGTTCGGCCTGGCCAAGCGGGTGCTGGCCGGCCGCACCGACGCCCCGGCCATCGGCTTCGAGCCGCCCGAGTGGCTGCGGGACCGATCGGCCGAGATCGTCGTACGGCTGGGCGCGTCCGGCGCGCGGGTCGTCGGCGACCTCGCCGACCTCGTGCCCACGTCGGTCGCCGGAGTGGACCCCGACGGGCTGCCGGCCGAGGCCATCGCCGCGGCCGCCGTCGCCGCGCTGCGCGGGAGCGTGGTGCTGCGGGCGGGGGAGCGGCGTCAGCCCACCGTCACGTCGGAGACGGTGTAGCCGACCTCCTCGTCGGCCATGTTCTTGCTCTGGTCGACGTAGACCGACGTCGGCCAGTCCTGGCCCTCGGGCCAGGTCACGTCGACCTGGGCCGCTCCGGTGTCGTTGGCCGCGTCGATGACGTCGTTGATGGTGATCCAGCGGTACTTCTCGACCGGGTCGCCCTCGACGTGTCCGCGACCGGTGCGGGCCCAGACCGCGCCGGAGACCTTGCCGCCGGCGACCGTGACCCTGATCGGCTGCCCGGCGTCGGCGCAGAAGCAGCTCACCTTCAGCGTGAACGCGTAGTCGGCCGCGGCGAAGGCCGGGTAGGTGCCGACGGTCGGGCTGGCCGTGGGCGTGGGGGACTCCGACGGGCCGGGGTCGGAGGCGACCGGGGTGCCCTGCCCGCACGCGGACAGGAGGAAGGTGGTGGCCACGGTGACCACGACGGCGGGAAGTGCGGCTCTCATGCAGGTCAGACGCGTCACCCGCCCTCGTGGATCCCGCCGCCGACACTCCGGGTCGGCAATTGCGGTCGACTCCGGCTTGCCCGTGGTGCGAGGGTGGGGGCAGCACCAGCGCAACACCGGCGCAGCACCCGATCGGCCCCGGCCCCGAACAACGGAGGAACGCATGTCCGACTCGAACGGCAGCAACGAGGACCTGAAGGCGAAGATGCGCGCGGCCCTCGACGCCAAGAACAACAAGGAGAAGGGCGTCCACCAGGACGGGCCGGTCAAGGAGAAGGCCCACGGGTCCGAGGTCGTCGGCGGCGCCCCCAAGATGCACCGGCGCAAGGCCGGTGGCGGCGGCAGCTGAGCGACGAACGAGCCCTGCTCCCACGGGTGAGATAACGCACGCGTCCAGACGCTGCTCGGCGAGTGCCGGGTTCGGCAGGATGGGCGCGTACGTATCCGCCGGTCAGTCAGGAGCAGGGCATGCAGTTCGGTCGTAGCTACGAGGAGTTCGAGGTCGGCGCGACCTACAAGCACTGGCCCGGCAAGACGGTCACCGAGTTCGACGACCACATGTTCTGCCTGCTGACGATGAACCACCACCCGCTGCACCTCGACACGAACTACGCCGAGGAGACCACGCAGTTCGGCAAGAACGTCGTGGTCGGCAACTACGTCTACTCCATCCTGCTCGGCATGAGCGTCCCGGACATCTCGGGCAAGGCGATCGCCAACCTCGAGATCGAGTCGCTGCGCCACGTCGCGCCGACCTTCCACGGCGACACGCTGTACGGCGAGACGACGGTGCTCGACAAGTGGGAGTCGAAGTCCAAGGACGACCGTGGGGTCGTGCACGTGGAGACCATCGGCTACAACCAGGACGGCAAGGTCGTGTGCATCTTCCGCCGCAAGGTGATGGTGCCCAAGGACAGCTACCTGACCGAGCGCGGCGGCGAGCAGCCCGGTCGTCCGGTGCCCCAGCCGGACAAGAACTGGCCCGGCCCCGACAGCGCCGCCAAGACCGACTGAAACGCCGTCTGACCTGCACGGATCCCGCCGGGTGAAGACCCGGCGGGACATTGGTCACACGCCGTTGGGTTTGGCGACCCGGTGTCGGCTTTGGCAAGGTCGAGCGAGTGACTGATCAGATCCAGACTGTCGCGAACGACCGGGCCACCACCCCCGGCGACAGCACTTCAGACCACGGCTTCTTCGGCCAGCCCCGCGTCCTCGCCAACCTCTTCGGCGTCGAGATGTGGGAGCGCTTCAGCTTCTACGGCATGCAGGGCATCGTCCTGCTGTACCTCTACTACTCGGTCTCCCAGGGCGGACTGGGGATGGACGAGGGCACCGCCAGCGCGGTGATCGGGGCCTACGGCGGCCTCGTCTACCTCTCCACGATCCCCGGCGCCTGGCTCGCCGACCGGGTGCTCGGCTCGGAGCGCACGCTGTTCTACAGCGCCTGCCTGATCATGCTGGGCCACATCGCGCTGAGCGCCCTGCCCGGGTACGCCGGCGTGATCGCCGGCCTGCTGATGGTGGGCATCGGGTCCGGTGGCCTCAAGGCCAACGCGACCTCGCTGGTCGGCACCCTCTACGCCGAGGGCGACGAGCGCCGCGACGCCGGCTTCTCGCTGTTCTACCTCGGCATCAACCTGGGTGCGCTGTTCGGCCCGCTGCTGACCGGCCTGCTGCAGCAGGAGGTCGGCTTCCACGTCGGCTTCGCCGCCGCCGCGATCGGCATGTTCCTCGGCCTGGTGCAGTACACGATGGGCCGCACGAAGCTGCCCGCCAGCGCGCACGAGGTGAAGAACCCGCTCCCCGCCGGCCAGCTCCCCAAGGTGCTCGGCCTCGCGGTCCTCGTCGCCCTCGCGATCGTGGCCCTGGTCCTCACCGGCCTCGTCACCGCCGAGAACCTCGCGACCTGGGTCATCTGGGCCACCGTCGTCGGCGCCGTGGCGCTGTTCCTGACCATCGTCACCAGCAAGAAGGTCAACGCCGTCGAGCGTGGCCGGGTGTGGGCCTTCGTGCCGATGTTCGTGGCCTCGGTCGCGTTCTGGACGCTCTACCAGCAGCAGTTCACCGTCGTGACGATCTACTCCGACAGCCGCCTGGACCGCGACCTGTTCGGCTGGACGATGCCCGTCTCGTGGGTGCAGTCGGTCAACCCGGTCTTCATCATCCTGCTCGCCGGCGTCTTCGCGGCGATGTGGACCAAGCTCGGGCCCAGGCAGCCCTCGACGCCGCTGAAGTTCGCGGCCGGTACGGCGATCATGGGTGTGGCGTTCCTGCTGTTCATCCCGATGGCCGGCGGCGGTGCCCACAGCGCCCCGCTCCTCGGCCTGATCGGCATCCTGCTGGTCTTCACGATCGCCGAGCTGCTGCTCTCGCCGGTCGGGCTCTCGCTGGCCACGAAGCTGGCCCCCGAGGCGTTCCGGACCCAGATGGTGTCGCTGTTCTTCCTCTCGATCGCGCTCGGCTCGGTGCTCGCGGGCTACCTCGGCAAGTA contains the following coding sequences:
- a CDS encoding cutinase family protein, with amino-acid sequence MRRRAGQLLALAIGALVSAAMVAAVLHVAGTPEPGRTRDRAVLGAGTAAVVDQCRDILLVGIDGGGEGPTDGSDFGRTVGNFRKAYTRLAVAGDRSVEMARVEFGGADPAALVGAHTPDVALKAVNAKRARAWRNPVPGGVSSMLETLDQAAYSCPDQQVVLVGYAQGASVVHRVLLRLQDRPEGLSRVVGAALVSDPDRRAHSVASHLVGAPAAPVGHPGVLTRLIAPPQPDVPAGTPTYSTWNVCTAGDLVCDPSRTTVRAALKAARSYRFDDGAAAVRGAAKGLWTATTLWPLPRPEIQVVTTRTGQPFSQQLGVTVAPAAAAGVVWGDAQNLPPGMTLDEHGVLSGTPTETGTWNISYVVSGTTPGTTGSTGVVVLTTTPESASVSAGGQSSCETRSDGTVWCWGRNNFGQLGNGSTGYQTRPVQAGHDTDWAQVSTSGASTCAVKSDGTLWCWGLDNWGQLGIGRGKPQLAAVQVGTSTGWASVSTSWFHTCGTRTNGTLWCWGQNSRGELGDGTMKVKGYPTRVGVDKDWQDVTAGGFHTCATRTNGTAWCWGQNIFGQLGNTNLDPQPVPVQVGTDASWYQLSAGWAHTCGVTTDGRASCWGLNNKGQLGDGSRNLSRSPAPVDGSHIWTSISTGDASTCGLDNSGNAYCWGANRYTQLGDGTNQQRSDPTLVSSGSSWVSVESGWMHVCGGLSTGVTACWGNNEAGQVGNGTVVDQAVPQEVQ
- a CDS encoding endonuclease/exonuclease/phosphatase family protein, which gives rise to MTQSPQEPGSEEPRSSSERVTALATVGGVVAIVGVIIAANLLGTFRGDEPPASQGPAPSAPTSIPAEQLATMSPEEIASDALKDRGEIAIQKVLPGTAKFRDKVQKLAGAQPYDFTITSFNVLGSQHTAPGADAQEFAPGRIRAEWSAALLSSYGSTIVGMQELQADQLDAINRATGGRFDFWPGTALGGSGIPQSVMWDTSVWKATYEDSITVPFMGGTRPQPIVRLQNLATGRELYVLNIHNSPKDAQGREGERDKATAIEIAAIKKLRQEDGIPVFIMGDFNEHAEAFCKITGQTDLEAAQGGSNDGVCHPPTQMRVDWIFGSTDTAFTGFRFDTGPQVRRITDHAVLTAQVSVP
- a CDS encoding DUF6752 domain-containing protein, producing the protein MTQRVYLHVGAPKSGTTYLQRVLEQNRRVLADAGVLVVGDRHLDRIHAAMVVREDPRLESLPARASTAWSRLVEQIRGWRGDVAVLSYELFAGASAEQVEAALADLEGLDVHVVITARDLARAVPSAWQERLKFALTTPLEQWKPRPEKAGARAEWGWRTMDPAGVAARWGATLPADHVHVVTVPRDAGDETELWRRFAAACAIDVPAVDPAVERVNESLGLAAAELLRRVNEHVGEPITGNREQALWLRDTLAHGILAPLGREPIGLTDEQLADATRRADEAVAALGAAGYDVQGDLADITATRPDARTPGQATDAELLEVAVEAIVRLLVLVRERTHERDAAGTPEALADDGSRILAIGKGVVRRVTAPRVEKRTVALQERIAELEAQVAESRSLHLRVAELTDVVTELLLPPRSSDGRVTARALNAYRNESL
- a CDS encoding acyl-CoA dehydrogenase family protein, which encodes MGRLCETEGLTEDQSEILKAVRTFVEEKILPVATELEHADEYPQEIVDGLKELGIFGLMIPEEYDGLGESLLTYALCVEEIARGWMSVSGVINTHFIVAYMLMQHGTEEQKKKYLPKMATGEVRGAFSMSEPGLGSDVSAIKTKASKTDEGYEITGQKMWLTNGGTSTLVAVLCKTDEGSDSVYKNMTTFLVEKEPGFGETAQGVTIPGKIDKMGYKGVDTTEAIFEGHKISADQILGGEPGKGFYQMMDGVEVGRVNVAARACGIANRAFELGIAYAQQRETFGKKIAEHQAILFRLAEMATKVETAHAMMVRAARMKDRGERNDVEAGMAKYLAAEYCNEVVEDSFRIHGGYGYSKEYEIERLYREAAFMLIGEGTADIQKMIIGRSLLKDYKLKA
- a CDS encoding DUF6174 domain-containing protein, which codes for MRAALPAVVVTVATTFLLSACGQGTPVASDPGPSESPTPTASPTVGTYPAFAAADYAFTLKVSCFCADAGQPIRVTVAGGKVSGAVWARTGRGHVEGDPVEKYRWITINDVIDAANDTGAAQVDVTWPEGQDWPTSVYVDQSKNMADEEVGYTVSDVTVG
- a CDS encoding DUF5302 domain-containing protein, with the protein product MSDSNGSNEDLKAKMRAALDAKNNKEKGVHQDGPVKEKAHGSEVVGGAPKMHRRKAGGGGS
- a CDS encoding MaoC family dehydratase yields the protein MQFGRSYEEFEVGATYKHWPGKTVTEFDDHMFCLLTMNHHPLHLDTNYAEETTQFGKNVVVGNYVYSILLGMSVPDISGKAIANLEIESLRHVAPTFHGDTLYGETTVLDKWESKSKDDRGVVHVETIGYNQDGKVVCIFRRKVMVPKDSYLTERGGEQPGRPVPQPDKNWPGPDSAAKTD
- a CDS encoding peptide MFS transporter — its product is MTDQIQTVANDRATTPGDSTSDHGFFGQPRVLANLFGVEMWERFSFYGMQGIVLLYLYYSVSQGGLGMDEGTASAVIGAYGGLVYLSTIPGAWLADRVLGSERTLFYSACLIMLGHIALSALPGYAGVIAGLLMVGIGSGGLKANATSLVGTLYAEGDERRDAGFSLFYLGINLGALFGPLLTGLLQQEVGFHVGFAAAAIGMFLGLVQYTMGRTKLPASAHEVKNPLPAGQLPKVLGLAVLVALAIVALVLTGLVTAENLATWVIWATVVGAVALFLTIVTSKKVNAVERGRVWAFVPMFVASVAFWTLYQQQFTVVTIYSDSRLDRDLFGWTMPVSWVQSVNPVFIILLAGVFAAMWTKLGPRQPSTPLKFAAGTAIMGVAFLLFIPMAGGGAHSAPLLGLIGILLVFTIAELLLSPVGLSLATKLAPEAFRTQMVSLFFLSIALGSVLAGYLGKYYSADHEVSYFGILGLISIGVGALLAVFTKPIRRLMAGVH